In the genome of Hymenobacter cellulosivorans, one region contains:
- a CDS encoding helix-turn-helix transcriptional regulator: MALSPTYLRPAELQCLQQAILLVYATEAGPVFTRLAQATAAALSAEIVSIDGFDQTSSMVNLGYYPAQRFSLPDFETLRQLLPEHPLFQSLIIERRPEALRTSDFRPTQKFRNSTLYQEFYQPTGLPLRELIVGLPVVEYGWITCTLNRAGREFSEADRYLLTLLVPHFQQAVRQAQTVASPPALPPNSPLLLNHLTPREAELLGYLRQGLSDKEISRCLSISPRTVQNHLQNIYVKLEVDNRTAALCKVLGVAG; the protein is encoded by the coding sequence ATGGCTCTTTCTCCCACCTATCTGCGCCCCGCGGAACTGCAGTGCCTGCAGCAGGCTATTCTGCTGGTGTATGCCACTGAGGCCGGGCCGGTGTTTACACGACTAGCCCAGGCCACAGCCGCAGCCCTCAGTGCCGAAATTGTTAGTATCGACGGCTTCGACCAGACCAGCAGCATGGTAAACCTGGGGTATTACCCGGCCCAGCGGTTTTCCCTGCCTGACTTCGAAACCCTGCGCCAGTTGTTGCCCGAGCATCCGCTCTTCCAGAGCCTTATTATAGAGCGGCGTCCGGAAGCCTTGCGCACCAGTGACTTTCGGCCAACCCAGAAGTTTCGCAATTCAACGCTGTATCAGGAGTTTTACCAACCAACCGGCCTGCCCCTGCGGGAACTGATTGTGGGGCTGCCCGTGGTGGAATACGGCTGGATTACCTGCACCCTCAACCGGGCTGGCCGGGAGTTTAGCGAGGCCGACCGTTACCTACTCACGCTGCTGGTGCCCCACTTCCAGCAGGCCGTGCGACAGGCTCAAACTGTAGCCTCTCCTCCTGCACTACCTCCCAACAGCCCGCTTCTACTGAACCATTTAACGCCCCGCGAAGCCGAACTCCTGGGCTACCTGCGCCAGGGCCTGAGCGACAAGGAAATCAGTCGGTGCCTGAGCATCAGCCCCCGCACGGTGCAGAATCATTTGCAGAACATCTATGTTAAACTGGAGGTAGATAACCGAACGGCAGCCTTGTGTAAGGTGCTGGGCGTGGCCGGCTGA
- the icd gene encoding NADP-dependent isocitrate dehydrogenase, with the protein MAENKITIKGGKLNVPDQPVIPFIEGDGTGPDIWAASVRVFDAAVEKAYGGSRKLMWKEVLAGEKSFKQTGNWLPNETLDAFREYLVGIKGPLTTPVGGGIRSLNVALRQELDLYACLRPVRWFEGVPSPVKQPNLTDMVIFRENTEDIYAGIEYMNGTPQAQKMLEFLQDEMGVKKIRFPESSSFGIKPVSKEGTERLVRAAIEYALIHKKPSVTIVHKGNIMKFTEGAFKTWGYELAEREFGDRVFTWAQYDKIVAKQGQEVADAQQKAALESGKLLIKDSIADAFLQQILLRPAEYSVIATLNLNGDYISDALAAIVGGIGIAPGANINYMTGHAIFEATHGTAPKYAGLDKVNPGSVILSGAMMLEHLGWQEAADLIYKGLEASIAAKRVTYDFERLMEGATLLKCSEFGDEIIARM; encoded by the coding sequence ATGGCAGAGAACAAAATCACCATCAAAGGCGGCAAGCTGAATGTGCCCGACCAACCCGTAATTCCTTTCATTGAGGGCGATGGTACCGGTCCGGACATTTGGGCCGCTTCCGTGCGCGTATTCGACGCGGCGGTAGAAAAGGCGTACGGTGGCTCGCGCAAGCTGATGTGGAAAGAGGTGCTGGCGGGCGAGAAGTCGTTCAAGCAAACCGGCAACTGGCTGCCCAACGAAACCCTCGACGCTTTCCGCGAATACCTGGTGGGCATCAAAGGCCCCCTGACCACGCCCGTCGGCGGTGGTATCCGCTCCCTGAACGTGGCCCTGCGCCAGGAGCTCGACCTCTACGCTTGCCTGCGCCCCGTGCGTTGGTTTGAAGGCGTGCCTTCGCCCGTGAAGCAGCCCAACCTGACCGACATGGTGATCTTCCGCGAGAACACCGAAGACATCTACGCCGGCATCGAGTACATGAACGGCACGCCCCAGGCCCAGAAAATGCTGGAATTCCTGCAGGACGAGATGGGCGTGAAGAAAATCCGCTTCCCCGAGTCGTCCTCGTTCGGCATCAAGCCTGTTTCGAAGGAAGGCACCGAGCGCCTCGTGCGCGCCGCCATCGAGTACGCCCTGATCCACAAGAAGCCTTCGGTGACCATCGTGCACAAAGGCAACATCATGAAGTTCACCGAGGGTGCCTTCAAAACCTGGGGCTACGAGCTGGCCGAGCGCGAGTTCGGCGACCGGGTATTCACCTGGGCCCAGTACGACAAAATCGTAGCCAAGCAGGGTCAGGAAGTAGCCGATGCCCAGCAGAAGGCGGCCCTGGAAAGCGGCAAGCTGCTGATTAAGGACAGCATCGCCGATGCCTTCCTGCAGCAGATCCTGCTCCGCCCCGCCGAGTACTCGGTTATTGCGACCCTGAACCTGAACGGCGACTATATCTCCGACGCCCTGGCTGCCATCGTAGGCGGTATCGGCATTGCGCCCGGTGCCAACATCAACTACATGACCGGCCACGCCATCTTCGAAGCTACCCACGGCACGGCTCCCAAGTATGCCGGCCTCGATAAGGTAAACCCCGGCTCGGTGATTCTCTCCGGCGCCATGATGCTCGAGCACCTGGGCTGGCAGGAAGCCGCCGACCTGATCTACAAAGGTCTCGAAGCTTCCATCGCCGCCAAGCGCGTAACCTACGACTTCGAACGCCTGATGGAAGGCGCTACCCTGCTGAAATGCTCGGAGTTCGGCGACGAGATTATCGCCCGGATGTAG
- the dnaX gene encoding DNA polymerase III subunit gamma/tau, whose protein sequence is MENFVVSARKYRPATFRSVVGQQHVTTTLQNAITSKHLAQAFLFCGPRGVGKTTCARILAKTINCEFVEQHVRQGRPVSELLRTQPELVPAALQKAADPDNTPFELEACGQCPSCRAFQENASFNVHELDAASNNSVEDIRSLVEQVRYAPQQGRFKVYIIDEVHMLSNAAFNAFLKTLEEPPSYAIFILATTERHKIIPTILSRCQIFDFNRIRVEDIRGHLRHVATQEKIQAEDDALHLLAQKADGGLRDALSMFDQMVTFSGHNLTYKDVVQNLHILDYEYYFRLIDALLREDLSQTLLLLDEVVQNGFDLHNFVVGAAEHLRGLLVCKDQVTVQLLEVSEGIRARYVQQAQAAPLAFLLSALNLVSQCDREFKQAKNQRLHVELMLMKLAYLNGAVQFAREMAPSSNGEAKKKTSVAPVAPSPNSSAAPAPATNGAASAVNGTPAPAVNGAPQAVAATITQTTPPAPVSVTVAPPVVTAPADPEPIVPIESGIEELHDTPSIEEPEVVEPVRQFRDTSPHVEIGAPSFEGHEPEGPRRIAPMLKPLSPAAKLIPSLKDLKAQVAQQVSASQAGPAVVEEEVTGPVTGLPPIDEEKLLQVWNEIKESRRAERMTEYVLLNRPILVDEHHVVHLTVDNPVQLDQFNDFRAELLTELRRRTGYRHLNVQVVLAEKAPTGRMLYTSADKFEYLSEKFPVLLTMKQRLGLDTD, encoded by the coding sequence ATGGAAAATTTCGTCGTTTCGGCCCGTAAATATCGTCCTGCCACGTTCAGAAGCGTGGTGGGCCAGCAGCACGTGACTACCACGCTGCAGAATGCCATTACCAGCAAGCATCTGGCCCAGGCCTTCTTGTTTTGCGGCCCCCGGGGCGTGGGCAAAACCACCTGCGCCCGGATTCTGGCCAAGACTATTAACTGCGAGTTTGTGGAGCAGCACGTGCGTCAGGGCCGGCCCGTGTCGGAGCTGCTGCGCACCCAGCCCGAGCTGGTGCCCGCCGCATTGCAGAAAGCTGCGGACCCGGACAATACCCCGTTTGAGCTCGAAGCCTGCGGGCAGTGCCCTTCCTGCCGGGCCTTCCAGGAAAACGCCTCGTTTAACGTGCACGAGCTGGATGCCGCTTCCAACAACTCGGTGGAAGACATCCGCAGCCTGGTGGAGCAAGTGCGCTATGCTCCCCAGCAGGGCCGCTTCAAGGTCTACATTATCGACGAGGTGCACATGCTGTCTAACGCGGCCTTCAACGCCTTTCTGAAGACCCTGGAAGAGCCGCCGTCCTACGCCATTTTCATTCTGGCCACCACCGAGCGCCACAAGATTATCCCCACGATTCTGTCGCGCTGCCAGATTTTCGACTTCAACCGGATTCGGGTCGAGGACATTCGCGGGCACCTGCGCCACGTAGCTACCCAGGAGAAAATTCAGGCCGAAGACGACGCTCTGCACCTGCTGGCCCAGAAAGCCGACGGCGGCCTGCGCGACGCGCTAAGCATGTTCGACCAGATGGTGACCTTCTCGGGCCACAATCTGACCTACAAGGATGTGGTGCAGAACCTGCACATCCTCGACTACGAGTACTACTTCCGCCTCATCGACGCTTTGCTGCGCGAAGACCTGTCCCAGACCCTGCTCTTGCTGGATGAGGTAGTCCAGAACGGCTTCGACCTGCACAACTTCGTGGTGGGTGCTGCCGAGCATCTGCGCGGCCTGCTCGTGTGCAAAGACCAAGTGACGGTGCAGCTGCTGGAAGTGTCGGAAGGCATCCGGGCCCGCTACGTGCAGCAGGCCCAGGCCGCGCCCCTGGCCTTTCTGCTCTCGGCTCTGAACCTGGTAAGCCAGTGCGACCGGGAATTTAAGCAGGCCAAAAACCAGCGCCTCCACGTGGAGCTCATGCTCATGAAGCTGGCCTACCTCAACGGGGCGGTGCAGTTTGCCCGCGAAATGGCTCCTTCGTCCAACGGCGAGGCTAAAAAAAAAACTAGTGTAGCGCCCGTTGCGCCGAGCCCGAATAGCTCAGCCGCGCCGGCTCCCGCCACAAACGGAGCTGCGTCGGCGGTAAACGGTACGCCTGCGCCAGCCGTGAACGGTGCGCCCCAGGCCGTAGCGGCTACTATTACCCAAACTACGCCCCCTGCCCCGGTTTCGGTTACCGTAGCCCCGCCCGTCGTGACGGCCCCCGCCGACCCGGAGCCAATTGTACCCATCGAAAGCGGCATTGAGGAGCTGCACGACACGCCCAGTATCGAGGAGCCGGAGGTGGTGGAGCCCGTGCGGCAGTTCCGTGACACCAGCCCGCACGTGGAAATCGGGGCGCCGAGCTTTGAAGGTCACGAGCCGGAGGGCCCGCGCCGCATCGCGCCCATGCTCAAGCCCCTGAGCCCCGCGGCCAAGCTTATTCCCAGCCTCAAGGACCTCAAGGCCCAGGTAGCCCAGCAGGTTTCGGCCAGTCAGGCCGGCCCGGCCGTGGTGGAGGAAGAAGTTACGGGCCCAGTCACAGGCTTACCGCCCATCGACGAGGAAAAGCTGCTCCAGGTCTGGAACGAAATCAAGGAGTCGAGAAGGGCGGAGCGCATGACGGAGTACGTGCTGCTCAACCGGCCTATTCTGGTCGACGAGCACCACGTGGTGCACCTCACCGTCGACAACCCCGTACAGCTCGACCAATTCAACGATTTCCGCGCGGAGCTGCTCACCGAACTGCGCCGCCGCACCGGCTACCGCCACCTCAACGTGCAGGTGGTGTTAGCCGAAAAAGCACCCACCGGCCGCATGCTCTACACCTCGGCCGATAAATTCGAGTACCTCTCCGAGAAATTCCCGGTGCTGCTCACCATGAAGCAACGCCTGGGCCTGGATACCGACTAA
- a CDS encoding M16 family metallopeptidase → MKKPFLLLFPAIAALGLTTQCQTSKPAATAAATTAPTPMAPAQQKEYKYETVEGDPLKARIYTLDNGLTVYLSDYDDAPRIQTYLAVRAGSKNDPHTATGLAHYLEHMVFKGTSRLGTQNWAAEKPELDKIEALYEVYRSKTDPAERKKLYHQIDSISSVAAKYAVANEYDKVMGAIGSKGSNAYTSVEQTVYQEDIPSNQIEKWAAIQSERLGELVPRLFHTELEAVYEEKNRGLDNDFSKEYEALNASLYRKHEYGTQTTIGTIQHLQNPSITEIKKYFGQYYVPNNVALCLSGDLDYDQTIRIIDQYFGKLQSKPVPAFSPAQEDAITAPVVKEVVGPDAENVMLGFRFPGAATHDALVLRMIDKILTNGQAGLIDLNLNQQQRVLQAASFTDINNDYSSHVLYATPRQGQTLPQVRDLLLSQLELVKKGNFPDWLIPAIINNEKLQRTRSYESNEARAGAFVAAFVSRQSWKDVLQQYEDFGKITKAEVLRVANQYYGPGYALIYKKTGKDTSTPKVVKPAITPVPVNREVASSFYKEVVSKPSPELQPVFVDYKKDIQETKLASGIPVYYTKNTENELFNLYYILDLGTNNDPKLGLAADYLQYLGTDKFSAAQLQQEFYKLGCSFGVSSGQDRVYVSLGGLDSNFEPALQLFESLLANPKPDAKALKDMVDGVLKARKDAKLNKQVILSQAMLNYAKYGPKNPFTSQLSEKELKALKPNDLTALTKKLTSYQHRVLYYGPRRTEGQQTVTVKSDGSNAGQTENSAGVVTVLNAYHRTPTKLTPVPANKDFAEQPLKDRKVYWVDYNMVQAEILFLTRGDVYDKALVPTVSLYNEYFGGGMGSIVFQELRESKALAYSASSRYASADKLGRSNYNLSYIGTQSDKLGEAMAGMETLLNDLPVAEANLQIAKQSIRNSIATERITKSDILFSYERAKRLGLDYDLRRDVYEQTQNMSFDDLKKFQQAKVKGQSQTILVIGSKDRLNFKELAKYGQVQQLTLKEIFGY, encoded by the coding sequence GTGAAAAAACCCTTTCTGCTTCTTTTTCCAGCCATTGCGGCGCTTGGGCTCACCACCCAGTGCCAGACGAGCAAGCCGGCCGCCACCGCAGCGGCTACCACTGCTCCGACCCCAATGGCCCCGGCTCAGCAGAAAGAATATAAGTACGAAACTGTCGAAGGTGACCCGCTTAAGGCCCGCATCTACACCCTCGACAACGGCCTGACGGTCTACCTCTCGGACTACGATGATGCCCCGCGCATTCAGACCTACCTGGCCGTGCGCGCTGGCTCCAAAAATGACCCGCACACTGCCACCGGCCTGGCCCACTACCTCGAACACATGGTGTTCAAGGGCACTTCCCGCCTGGGCACCCAGAACTGGGCCGCCGAAAAGCCCGAGCTGGATAAGATTGAGGCCCTCTACGAGGTCTACCGCTCGAAAACTGACCCGGCGGAGCGCAAGAAACTCTACCACCAGATTGACTCGATTTCGAGCGTGGCGGCCAAGTACGCCGTGGCCAACGAGTACGACAAGGTGATGGGCGCCATCGGCTCGAAGGGCTCCAACGCCTATACTTCGGTGGAGCAGACGGTGTATCAGGAAGATATTCCCTCGAACCAGATTGAGAAGTGGGCCGCCATTCAAAGTGAGCGGCTGGGCGAACTGGTACCCCGCCTGTTTCACACCGAGCTGGAAGCCGTGTACGAGGAGAAAAACCGCGGGCTAGACAACGACTTCAGCAAGGAATACGAGGCGCTGAACGCCAGCCTGTACCGTAAGCACGAGTACGGCACTCAGACCACCATCGGGACCATTCAGCACCTGCAAAACCCTTCGATTACCGAAATCAAGAAGTATTTCGGCCAGTACTACGTGCCCAACAACGTGGCCCTGTGCCTGAGCGGGGATTTGGACTACGACCAGACCATCCGCATCATCGACCAGTACTTCGGCAAGCTGCAGAGCAAGCCGGTACCGGCCTTCTCGCCCGCCCAAGAGGACGCCATTACGGCTCCCGTAGTAAAAGAAGTGGTGGGCCCCGATGCCGAAAACGTGATGCTCGGCTTCCGCTTCCCCGGCGCGGCCACCCATGATGCCCTGGTGCTGCGCATGATCGACAAGATCCTGACCAACGGACAGGCCGGCCTGATTGATTTGAACCTGAACCAGCAGCAGCGCGTGTTGCAAGCCGCCTCGTTCACCGACATCAACAACGACTACTCGTCGCACGTGCTTTACGCCACCCCGCGCCAGGGCCAGACCCTGCCCCAGGTGCGCGACCTGCTGCTGAGTCAGCTGGAGCTGGTGAAGAAGGGCAACTTCCCCGACTGGCTGATTCCGGCCATCATCAACAACGAGAAGCTGCAGCGCACCCGCAGCTACGAAAGCAACGAGGCCCGCGCCGGCGCCTTCGTGGCCGCGTTTGTCTCGCGCCAGAGCTGGAAGGACGTGTTGCAGCAGTACGAGGACTTCGGCAAAATCACCAAAGCCGAGGTGCTGCGCGTAGCCAACCAGTACTACGGCCCCGGCTACGCGCTGATTTACAAGAAAACCGGCAAGGACACGAGCACGCCCAAAGTGGTGAAGCCCGCCATTACCCCGGTGCCTGTCAACCGCGAAGTAGCCTCCAGCTTCTATAAGGAAGTGGTGAGCAAGCCCAGCCCCGAGCTGCAGCCGGTATTTGTCGACTATAAAAAGGACATTCAGGAAACTAAGCTTGCCTCGGGCATTCCGGTGTACTACACCAAGAACACCGAAAACGAGCTGTTCAACCTGTACTACATCCTAGACCTGGGCACCAATAACGACCCCAAGCTGGGCCTGGCCGCCGACTACCTCCAGTACCTGGGCACCGATAAGTTCTCGGCGGCCCAACTGCAGCAGGAGTTCTACAAGCTGGGCTGCTCCTTCGGCGTGAGCAGCGGGCAGGACCGGGTCTACGTCAGCCTCGGTGGCCTCGACAGCAACTTCGAGCCGGCCCTGCAGCTCTTTGAAAGCCTGCTGGCTAACCCCAAGCCCGACGCCAAAGCCCTAAAGGATATGGTGGATGGCGTACTCAAGGCCCGCAAGGATGCCAAGCTGAATAAGCAGGTTATCCTGTCCCAGGCCATGCTGAATTACGCCAAGTACGGCCCTAAAAACCCCTTTACTAGCCAGCTGAGCGAGAAAGAGCTTAAGGCCCTGAAGCCCAATGACCTCACGGCTCTGACCAAAAAGCTGACCAGCTACCAGCACCGGGTGCTGTATTATGGCCCGCGTCGTACGGAAGGACAACAAACCGTTACTGTCAAGAGTGATGGAAGTAACGCTGGTCAGACCGAAAACTCGGCTGGTGTGGTGACTGTTCTTAACGCTTACCACCGCACCCCCACCAAGCTTACGCCTGTTCCCGCCAATAAGGACTTTGCCGAGCAGCCGCTCAAAGACCGTAAGGTGTACTGGGTCGACTACAACATGGTGCAGGCCGAAATCCTGTTCCTGACCCGCGGCGACGTCTACGATAAGGCCCTGGTGCCCACCGTGAGCCTCTACAACGAGTACTTCGGCGGGGGCATGGGCAGCATCGTGTTTCAGGAGCTGCGCGAATCCAAGGCCCTAGCTTACTCCGCCTCCTCCCGCTACGCCAGCGCCGACAAGCTGGGCCGCTCCAACTACAACCTGAGCTACATCGGCACCCAGAGCGACAAACTCGGCGAGGCCATGGCCGGCATGGAAACCCTGCTCAACGACCTGCCCGTGGCCGAAGCCAACCTGCAGATTGCCAAGCAAAGCATCCGCAACAGCATCGCCACCGAGCGCATCACCAAGTCCGACATCCTCTTCAGCTACGAGCGCGCCAAGCGCCTGGGCCTGGACTACGACCTGCGCCGCGACGTGTACGAGCAAACCCAGAACATGAGCTTCGACGATTTGAAGAAGTTTCAGCAAGCCAAAGTCAAAGGCCAAAGCCAGACCATCCTGGTAATCGGCTCCAAGGACCGTCTCAACTTCAAGGAGCTGGCCAAGTACGGCCAGGTCCAGCAACTCACGCTGAAAGAGATTTTCGGCTATTAA